Genomic segment of Bifidobacterium lemurum:
ACGCCGTCGAACGGCGCGTGCGAATCGGCCAGCCGCATCATCGTTTCATAGCCGGCGCCGATGGTCCATTCATCCCCCGTCACGCCGATCAGCCGTGGGTCAAGGGACATGCCGTTCGATTCGCAGGCCTCGAGCACGCCGCGCACCCGCTCCCATCCGCGTGTGGCCCCGCGCTCCTCGCCCACGGCGACGCCGTCGAAGTCGTCCTGCACGCCCAACAGCGCAAGTCTGCGGCTGCCGGCGGAGATGAGCAGCTCGGTCGCGTTGCGCGCGTCGGCCATATTGTCGCTCAGCACCAGGTCGACCATCCCATAGGCTTGGCGGCACGGCCCCATGCACACCACGGGGAAGGGTTGTCCAAGGGCCTGTTCGCTCAACGTGTCGCTGCCGACGAGATACAGCAGCAGGCCGTCGCACGGCCCGTGCCGGGTGTCGAGATACTCTTCGGCGCTCAAACCCCATTCGTCCCTGTAGACGACCATATCCACCCGCCACCCGCGGGAGCGCGCCTCGGCGATCACCGTGGAGGCGAGCTGCGCGCGGTACGGCTGCGCGATCGAAGGCATGGCGAGCGTGATCAGCCCCTCCTCCTGGCCCAGGGGGCTCACGACCGACCGTATCGTCTGCGCGTCGTTCATATCACTGCCTTTCGTTATGGTCCGCGGTGCCGACGCTGCCACGCAGCACCAGCGAGGACGGCACCGTCACATAGGCGTCGCGAAGGGATTCGTCATCCCCCGTCCCCTCAAGCCGGCGCATCAGCAGACGGGCCGCGGACGAGCCCAACGCGTCGGCAGGCATGCGCACGCTGGTCAGCGCCGGGGTCGCCGCCCGGGCCGAGACGTCGTCGTTGAATCCGATGATCGCGTAGTCGCGGGGCGCCTCGTGTCCCCGTTCGCGCATACCTGCCATGAAGCCCAATGCCATCACGTCGTTGTAGGCGATCACCGCGCCGGTGGGATCCTCGAGATATTTGCCGACGAAGGCCCGTCCTCCTTCGAAGGTGGGCTCGCCGGGCCACAGATGGCGCACGGCGAGTTCGTGCTCGTCGCAGGCGGATTCCAACGCTTTGAGACGGTAGGCCGCGTCCTTGGCGAAGCCCGGACCGGCCAGATAGGTGACGCGCCCGTAGCCGCGCACGGCGAACAGACTCGCGGCCTGGCCGATGCCCGTCGTCAGGTCCACGACCGCGCACCCCACTCCCCTGACCTGCCTGCCCATCACCACCAACGGCAGCCGGTCGGCGTACTCGCGTATCTGCGCGTTCTGCATCCGCGGCGAGAACAGCAGCGCGCCATCGCAGTTCCTCAGCACCCCGTCGAGCGCCATACGCTCCCAGGAGACGCTGCCGCGCGATTCGGCGACCACCAAGGAGAAACCGTGTCCGAAGCATTCATGCTCCACGGCGTGCGTGACGGCGGCGCAATACGAATCGGTCAGGTCGGGCACGACGATGCCGAGCAGACGCCTCAGCGCCGGCGAAGGCGCGGCGGTCTCGTCGCCGGGCATCTGGTATCCGAGACGTTCGGCGATTTCGAAGATGCGTCGCGTCGTCTCCGAACTCACCCGCTCGGTGGCGCTCAACGCGCGTGAAACCGTCGAGGGCGCCACTCCGGCCGCTTTGGCGACGTCGCGTATTGTGACCTTCTTCATGGGCAGCCTCCCGCAATGCTTCGCATGATGGGCGTTCTTCGCCGACCGGCGTCGCCAACCAGTCTAGGACACGCCGCCGGCCAGCGGAAGCCGGGAACGGGCGCCGCCGTCATTCGACGACGTCGATATTCGACGGCAGCACCGCGTCCCCCTCCTGCCCTTCGATATCCACGTCGTCGAGCACCAGACAGGAGACGTTCTGGGCGATGATGCCCTGACGCGTCATCTCCTCCACACCGCACGCCATGGCGGGCAGGAAGGGCTGGGCGTCGGGCGCGAAGGTGACGTGCACGTGGTGGAAGGCCACGCGTCCGATCTTGCTTTCCGGCAGGCCGGTGATATAGGCCGCCGCGGCATGGCAGTTCGTGGCCTCGATATTGCGGAAGGACAGGGACGCCACATTCGGCGTGCCGTCGTCGACGGGCAGGGGCCCGCGGTTCTGCACGTAATCGCTGGTGCCGTCCGGATCGCAGTAGTAGAACGAGTTGACGACGAAGGGCACCTTCACCTCGTCCATCACGATATGGTCGAATTGGATCGCCTCATACACGCTGTCGCGCCCGCGCCCGCGCCTCGTTTTGATGCGCAGGCCGCGGTCGGTGCGTTCGAACAGGCAGTCGCGGGCGATCAGGCCTTTGATGCCGCCGGCCGCTTCGGAGCCGAGCACGATGGAGCCGTGCCCGTCGTGCATGTGGCACTGTTCGATCACCAGATTGCGGCAGGCGGGGCGCAGTTCCTTCGGCATGGCGATTTTGCCGGATTTGACGGCGATGCAGTCGTCGCCCACGGAGAAATGGCAGCCTTTGATCAGCACGTCGTCGCAGGATTCGGGGTTCAGCCCATCGGTGTTGGGCGAGACCTTGGGGCTTTCGATGGTGAGGTTCAGGAAGCGCAGGTTCCGGCTCAGCACCGGATGGATGTTCCAGCTGGGGCTGTTGCGCACCGTGACGCCGACCAGATCCACCCGTTCGCAGTCGGAGAGGAACACCATGCGCGGGCGTGTGGCGACGCGCATGCGCTTGGCCTCGTACCACCAGTTGTCCTCGTCGTCGTTGGCGCCGCCGTCGATGACGCCGCGGCCGTACACGGTCACGTCGTTCACGCCCAGCCCGGTGAGGATGCCGCAGAACATGGGGAAGGACTCGCCCTCCCATCGGCCCAACGGGAGTTTGTCGCCGCCCGCGTAGCCGGCGCCCGGTTCGCCCTGCACGGTGCCGGGCAGATAGGCGAGGTTCTCTCGGTCGTGCCGGGCGGCGATGGTGGCGCCTTCGGCCAGTTCGAGGGTCAGTCCGCTGGTGAGGAACAGGTTCTTCACCCGGTATTCGCCGGCCGGCACCAGCACGCGCCCGCCTCGGGGGCAGGCCATGATGGCGGCCTGCAGGCTGATGGTGTCGTCGCGCTCCCCGTCGCCGGCCGCGCCGAAATCGCGCACGTCCAACGTGAAGGTCTCCGGTTCGGTGACGAACACGGCGTTGGCCGACTCCACGGTGCCGTCGGCGAGGTCGCGCTCGTAGCGCACGCGGTACGTGGTGTTCGGCTCAAGGCCGTCGAGATAGGTTTCGACCAGATCGGCGGTTCCCCACGAACGGTCGTTGACGATGATGCGCCACTGGGTTCGGGCGCGGTACACCCCGCCGTCATCGGCTTCGACGACGGCGGCCCGCGCGCATTTCCAAACGATGCTCAGTCGCATAGGAACAGCTCCTTGGCGTTGTTGAACGAGACGTTCTCGACCAGCGGCGCGAGGTAGTCGACGTCGTTCGGCACCTCGCCCCGGGCGGCCCAGTCGCCGATCAGCTCGCACAGGATGCGGCGGAAGAACTCGTGCCGGGGGAAGCTCAGGAAAGAGCGGGAGTCGGTGGTCATGCCCACCGCGTTGCCCAGCAGCGAGGTTTCGGCCTGCACCTCCAGCTGCCGGCGGATGCCGGTGCGGGTGTCGTTGAACCACCAGGCGTTGCCCAGCGACAGCCGCTGCTTCATATCGCCTTGGAACGCGCCCATGACGGTGGCGATGGCCATGTAGTCGTTCGGGTTCAGCGAGTAGATGAGCATCTTCGGCACGTCGCCTCCGCGCGCGGCGGCGTCGAGCAGATGATACAGCGGTTCGGCGATGGAACGGTCGTTGATCGCGTCGTATCCGGTGTCGGCGCCGTGGATGCCGAATTCGCGGGTGTTGATGTTGCGCATGGCGTGCAGATGGATCTGCATGGTCCATCCCTTGTCCGAGTACAGACGCATGAGTTGGATCATGAAGGCGGTGCGGTACTGCGACACCTCGAGCGCGGTCAGCTCCCTGCCGGCGCGCGCTTTGGCGAGGATCGCATCAAGTTCGGCCGGCGTGGCCTCGTCGTAGGTCATCAGGTCGGCGGCATGGTCGGCCAGACGCGACCCGTGCTCGTGGAAGAAGTCGATGCGCCGGCTCATCGCGGCGATGAAGTCGTCGAACGAGGAGATGGTCGTGCCGCTGACGGCCTCAAGTCGCTCCACCCATTCGACGAAGCCCTCCTTGTCGGGGTTGAGGGCCTTGTCGGGGCGCATGGCGGGCAGCATGGCGAAGGTGTCGCCCTCACACGCGAACTCCTCGTGGTAGTGCAGATCGTCGACCGGATCGTCGGTGGTGCACACCGTGTCCACGTTCATGCGGCGCAGCAGGGACCTGCGGGAGAATTCCGGGGTGGCGAGCTTGGCGTTGCATTCGTCGAAGATGGCTTTGGCGCTTTTTTCGGTCAGCGTCTCCTCGATGCCGAAGTAGCGGCGCAGTTCCATATGCGTCCACAGATACACCGGGGAGCCGATCGCCTTGTCCATCGTGGTGGCGTAGGCGAGGAATTTCTCCCACGGATCGCCCTCGCCGGTGATCAGCGCTTCGGGCACGCCGTTGGCGCGCATCAGACGCCATTTGTAATGGTCGCCGTAGTTGTTGCCATCGGTGAGCCATGCGGCGACGATATCCGTGAAGCAGGGGTCTTCGACGATCTCCTCGGGATGCAGGTGGCAGTGGTAGTCGACCACGGGCATGGTCGCGGCGTGGGCGTGGAACAGTTCTTGGGCCAGATCGGTGGTCAGCAGGTAGTCGTCGTCCAGGAAATTCATATGCACTCCTTCATGCTGGTTGCGTCGTGCCGTCAGCTTAAGGAGACGGCGGCCGCTTACGCCCGTTTGTTGCCAAACGTTGTGGACGGGGTTCGCCGCCGGCCACATGGATGCCGACCGAACGGCGTCACGCGCCTTCCCCGCCCGGACGGCGGGTGCTCTCGCGTATGATCAGCGAGGTGGGCACGGTGGTGATGTCCTGCGCGGGACGCTCCCCTTTGAGCCGGTCGAAGAGGATGCGCGCCGCACGCGTGCCCATCAGGGCGGGCGACTGGCGGACCGTGGTCAACGTCGGCTGCGAGATCTGCCCGATCAGATCGTTGTCGAATCCCGCGATCGAATAATCCTGTGGGCAGTGCCTGCCCTGTCGCCGCATGGCGGCCATGAAGCCGACGGCCATCAGATCGTTGTGCGCCACGACCATGCCGGTGGGATCGTCAAGGTATTTTCCAGCGAAGGCGAAGCCGCCCTCCACCGTGGGAGCGCCCGGCCATAGTCTGCGCGCGGCGATCCCACGCGCCGCGCAGGCCTGCGAGACGGTATGCCAGCGGAATCCCACCGACCATGAGGTGGCTGGCCCGTCGAGATAGGTGACGCGGTCGAATCCCATGCGTTGGATATGGTCGGCGAGCTGTTCGACACCGTCGTTGATGTCGATGACCACGCTGTCCACGCCGCGCACGATGCGGTTGGCCGAGACGATGGGCCGGGTCTGCGCGCATTTGCGGATCATCGCGTCGGGCATGCGCGACGAGGTGAGGATCGCGCCGTCGACCAGCGGGGCGATGCGGTCGAAGGCGGTGCGTTCCATGGAGGCGCTTTCGCGCGATTCGGCCACGATCAGCGCGTAGTCGTGCGCGTCGCATTCATGCTGCACGGCACGGATCACGTCGGAGAGGAATTGGTTGGCGATATCGGGCACGATGACGGCGATGACGCCGCGGATGCCGCGCAGCGGCACGGTCTGCACCGGTTCGCTGTGGTAGCCCAGTCGGTTGGCCGCGTCGAAGATGATGGTGGCGGTGGCGGCGCTCACACGGTCGGGTCGGGCGAACGCGCGGGAGACGGTGGATGGGGATACGCCGGCCTCCCTCGCCACGTCGCGGATCGTCACCTTGCCCTCGCTCATGCGTATGCTCCCCTCCGCTCGCGCCTTGGTATGCCTCTGAGCATTCATCATAGCGGAAGAAGGCCATGAGGCCGCCACCCGTTGGCACCCGGGTAGCGGCCTCATTGGGAAGGAAGGAACACGCATGACGAAACGGGTTCCACGTTGTTCGAATACGCGGCTTTGGGCCACCCATGCGGCCTGAGGCCCGCGCGTCGGCTCACGCCAATGGCGCGACCAGGGTTCTGATGCCTCCCGCGGCGATCGTCTCGACGTCGTCGGCGACCAGATCCGCCAATCCGTCGATGGCGGTGAGATCCTCGCCCCACAGGGTCGTGTCGGCGAGCGCCCGGACGACGGAGTCCCTTTCGGCGGTCACGCCCGCCAGGCGCGTCGTGACGTCATCGACATCGGCGACGGCGACCTCGACCGGGGCCAGCCGCGCGTAGGAGGCGATCAGGGCGGCGAGGGCGAGAGCGATGCGACGGGGCACGCCACGACCCTGTTCCACGTTGCGGTGCACGATGGGCAGCAGGCGCGCGGTGAACTTCGCCACGGAATTCAAGGCGATGGAGTCGAGCGAATGTTTGACGAAGGGGTTGCGGAACCGTTCGAGCACGGCGTCGGCGAAGCCTTCGAGCTCATCCTCGGGCAGGGTCAGCACGGGGATGATCTCCTCGCGCATCTCGCGTTCGATGAAGGAGCGCAGCTCGTCGTCGTCCATGACCTCGCCCACGGAGCCAAGGCCCGCCAGTCGCGCGACCTGGGCCATGGTGGTGTGAGGGCCGTTGAGCAGGAACACCTTGCGTTCGCGATAGGGACGCACCTGGTCGCAGGTCACCAGATCGATGCCGAGCCGTTTCGCCGGCAGCAGCCGCTCCACCGTGGCTTGGGCCTCGGCGTCGCCGGCGATCACCCACAGGGCGAAGGGTTCGGCTTTGACCATGTTGTCGTCGCGGTAGCCGAGCTCCTCCCACAGCGCTTCGGCGTTGTCGCGCGGATATCCCGGGACGATGCGGTCGACCAGCGTGGAGACGAAAGTGTTCTCGCGCTCGAGCCAGTCGACGAAATCCTCGCTCCAGCCGAAGCGGCGGGCGGTGTCCGTCAGGCAGCGCTTCAGAGCCGGGCCGTTGTCCTCGATCAGCTCGCAGGGTATGATCAGCAGTCCGTCGAGGCCCTGGTCGTAGCGGCGCTTGAGCAGTTGCGCCAGTTTGGCCGGATAGCTTTTCGGCGGCTTGGCGTCCGGCGCGTCCTCGTCGCTGAGCGCGATGCCCGCCTCGGTGGTGTTGGAGACGACGATTTTCAGGTCGGGGTTGTCCGCCAAGGCGAGATAGCCTTCCCAATCCTCATACATGTCGACGGTGGCGCCGATGGAGTCGATCAGCTCGCGGCTGCGGACCTCCCGGCCGTCCTTGAGGCCTTCGAGCATCACCGTGTACAGGCGGTCCTGCGCCTCGAGCTCCTTGACGCGCCCGTGCTCCAACGGTTGGACGATCGCGACATTGCCGTCGAACAGCCCCTCGTCGTTCAGCCGCTGGATGATCCAGTCCACGAACGCACGCAGGAAATTGCCTTCGCCGAACTGGACCACCCTGATCGGACGGTCCGCCGCCCGCGCCGTGGTCAGTCCGCGTTCGAGAGCCATGCCGGCATTGATGGGTTCCATATGAGTTCCTCGTTTCGCTGTGGCGTCCAATCAGGTCGGATCCCAAACCGATACGCCACACCCACGTGGGTTCCCGGCTTGGGATTGATGCCCTCAAGGCTACGGCGAAACGAGTCGGGCCCGTCAACATGTTGCCATGGATTGCAAAGGCCGGCGGCGCAGCTCAGCCGTCCGTCAAGACACGGCGGCCTTGAACGGACGGCTGGGGTCGGCGACGGGATTGGCGGCGGCGTCGACGCGGTCGAACACCACTCCGGCGCAGTCGCACAGTTCGACGCGTCCGCAGCCGCCATCCACGCCGCCCAACGTCACGTCTTTGAACACGATGTCGCGGGCCTCATGGCCGGGCTTGTCGAATCCTTTGACCAGCACGGCCGTGCTGGGATACACGTCGTCCGCGGTCTCGCCCCAATAGCGTCCGAGCGCGTGCAGCCGTTCGAACCGGAAACGCTCGAAATACGGCTGGCCCGGCCCGCTTTCGCCGTCGTCGTTGTAGGAGACCGAATGGATGGTGACCGCCGCGACGGTCGAGTCGCGCACGCTGACGTCGCGCACGTATCCGCCGCGTTTGGCGGTGGCCTTGATATGGATGCCGTACCGCGAGCGCGCGAGGTCGACGTCCCAGATGCGCACGTCCTCGACGCCGCCCGAAATCTCCGAACCTATGGCGATGCCATGGCCACCGAGGGCGGAGCATGAGAATATCCGCACGCGGCGCGTGGGCCGGTTGATGCGGTTGCCTTCCGGATTCTTGCCGGATTTGATGGCCACCATATCGTCGCCGGTGTCGAACGTCGTGTCGAACAGCACGCAGTCCTCGCTGGAATCGGGATCCCATCCGTCGCCGTTCCACACGCCGGACGAGCGGATCGTCGCCCCATGGGTGACGATATGACGCGAATAGACGCAGTGGATGTTCCAGCTGGACCCGTCCTCGAAAACCAGTCCGGCAAGCTCGACGCGCTCGGCGTTGCAAATGGAAATCAGACGACCCCTGACGCGTGCCGGAACGGTGTCCTCGTTCTCGCATGCGGCGATGTAGTCGGCCATGTCGTCGAGCTCTCCGCCCATACGCACGCGTTCGCGGTCGATGGTGGCGCGCATCAGCCGGGCGCCGCCGCCGCGAATCGTCCCCTCCCCCGACAGCCGCACATCATGGGTGGTGCATCCGGCCGTATGGTCAAGCACGCCGACATTGACCAGGCTCGCATAGCATTCGCGCTCCACGCCTTCGAAGCGGCTCCATACGCGCGGCTCGTAATCGCTTGGGTCGACGCTTCCCTGCAGCGTTCCCCCGGCCTTCACATGCAGTTCGCTTTCCGAATGCATGGTGAGGGCCCCGGTGAGGAACACGCCTGCGGGTATGACGACACGGCTGGAGGCGTCGCAATCGTCGAGCGCCTGTTGGATGGCCCGCGTGTTCATCGTCACGCCGTCGCCCACGGCGTTGTATGGCGGGCGAGACACGTCGATGTCGCGTTTGACGGCCTCCGTGCGGAAGCTTCCCCCGGCGAGTCGGATCGCGCTCGCCCCTTCGGGAAAGCATGCGCGCAGCTCCACGTGGTAACGGCGATCGGGAGCGAGCCCTTCGATGGTGGCGAAGGTCCGTGCGACGCGGGCCGCGGGCACGCCGTCGACGAACAGCGTGTACACGGTGCCACGGTCGGCCCGCTCGGGCTTGTCCCAGAACAGGGTCAGCGTGGTGGCGGTGGCGCATGCGTCGAACATGTCGAATCCGTCGGGCATGGTCGTCGTCTCCTTATTGGCATCCTTCATCGTCCATCGCGTGCGTGCCGTCCGCCGTCTAGACGATGCGGTCCTCCCATTTGACCAGCATGGCTTCGAACAGCTCGTCGTCGGTCAGATGGTTCTCCAGATTGAGCAGCGTGGTGATCTTCGCCTCCTCGCGGCTGTAGATGAAGTCGCGCTGCCACTGGTAGAAATGGGGGCCGTCGCCCATGGTGCGCAGGAACGCCATCAGACCGGAGATCACCCACGCGCTTTGCGCGATGTCGGTCAGGCATTCGTTGGCGTAGAAGCCCTGCCATACGCCGTGCTCGCGGCTCAGCATGGCCAGGCGCGCCTTACGGTATTCCCGTCGGGCCAGACCCGCGTACCAGAACGCGTGCTGCCAGTCTCCGTCCAGTCCCCGGCGCAACGCCTTGCACACCAGATGGGCGCCTTTGCAGCAATGCGCGTAGACCCGTGCATGCAGGGCGATGGAATCCTCGAACAATCTTGCCGCCGGTTCGTCCATGACGCCCGCCGCCAGGGTGTTGCGGGTGACGAGCGCGCCGTATCGTTCGGCGCCGCGTACGGCGATCTGGTCGACGGTTTCGATCTGTTCGCCGAAAGACTCGTCTCCGGTGGCCCAGAGCATATCCTCGCAGGTTTCGCCGCGTGCGCGCATGAACTGGGTGATCAGCATGCGCGGGCAATGGTTGAAGTACTGCTCGGCCGCATGCTCGTCCCATCGCGCGCCGAACGGCACGGCCGCGTCGAAGTATTCGCGGTACGCGCGTCCCACCGCCTCGGCGTCGCGCGCGCCGTAATACGTCGTCGTGAACGTCTCCATATGGCGGTCGACGAGGCGTTGGCAGGCCGGGTCGATGGTATTCCGCGCGCAATCGGTGTCGGTGGGGGTCTCCCGCGCGGGCACGCCTTCGCGCCAGAGCGTGGCGATCAGGTCGAGGTAGTAGGCGTGTGGCTTGACGTTCGACGAGTTGACGATCCAGAAATCTCTGCCGCCTCGGGCGAGCACCGTGCCGAGTTCGCGCACGATATGGGCCGGTTGGTTGGGTAATGTGGTGATGTGGTTGGCGGCCTGCAGATCGTAGAAGCTCGCATGGTAGTAGATGCCTTGGGCGCCCTGGTAGGTCGGGTCGGGCATCGCGTCGATGCGCGGATTGTGGTTGTTCTGACGGCGGGTGACCATACGTCCGAAGCCGTTGTCGGACCAGATGGTGATCACGTCGTCCGGCAGATCGAGCACGCCTTTGCGGTACAACTCCAAGGTTTCGCCGTACAGGTACACGCAGCAGCGCGCCTGGGCGTCGGCCTCGAGCACCATCCGTCGTTGGATGCCGATGATCTCGCTCATCAGCGCGCCGCGTTTGGCGTCGGTGTCGTAGGACGGATCGCTGTGCCAGAACGGGGTGTCGCCTTGGCCTCGGAAGCCGACGTTCCAGATCACATGCTGGCCGCGCCGTGATTCGATCGATTCGCGCCACAATCCGATGAACAGGTCCTTATGCTCGTCCCATGAGGGGTTGAGTTCGGGATAGGCGGAGGAGAACAGCCGCGCCCCCAACGGCTCCGCATGGTGTTGGGCGATGCGCAGCCCGCGTTTGGCGGCGGCGCACGCATGATGCGCGGCGTTGTTGCCGGTGCCGGGGATGACCATATTGCCGCCGCAGCGCAGCAGCGCCTCGAACACCATCTGCCACGGCAGGTCGGGATCGTTCTCCAGTTGCCATCCCATCAGTAGCACTTCGTCGTTGACGAACCATCCTCGTTCGGCGACCGCGAACGGCTTCGACGCATAGGCGTAGCCGTCCTGCACTTCGACCGCCCCCACCCGGCCTGGACGCCAG
This window contains:
- a CDS encoding substrate-binding domain-containing protein, which produces MNDAQTIRSVVSPLGQEEGLITLAMPSIAQPYRAQLASTVIAEARSRGWRVDMVVYRDEWGLSAEEYLDTRHGPCDGLLLYLVGSDTLSEQALGQPFPVVCMGPCRQAYGMVDLVLSDNMADARNATELLISAGSRRLALLGVQDDFDGVAVGEERGATRGWERVRGVLEACESNGMSLDPRLIGVTGDEWTIGAGYETMMRLADSHAPFDGVVALNDQLAIGALFALKMLGRGVPDEVQVIGFDNTFEGERMVPPLTSVDSNIAWISSSAVDLLSRRIRERTAGYDLEPVRFERESTIMLRGTTR
- a CDS encoding LacI family DNA-binding transcriptional regulator; the encoded protein is MKKVTIRDVAKAAGVAPSTVSRALSATERVSSETTRRIFEIAERLGYQMPGDETAAPSPALRRLLGIVVPDLTDSYCAAVTHAVEHECFGHGFSLVVAESRGSVSWERMALDGVLRNCDGALLFSPRMQNAQIREYADRLPLVVMGRQVRGVGCAVVDLTTGIGQAASLFAVRGYGRVTYLAGPGFAKDAAYRLKALESACDEHELAVRHLWPGEPTFEGGRAFVGKYLEDPTGAVIAYNDVMALGFMAGMRERGHEAPRDYAIIGFNDDVSARAATPALTSVRMPADALGSSAARLLMRRLEGTGDDESLRDAYVTVPSSLVLRGSVGTADHNERQ
- a CDS encoding glycoside hydrolase family 28 protein, whose translation is MRLSIVWKCARAAVVEADDGGVYRARTQWRIIVNDRSWGTADLVETYLDGLEPNTTYRVRYERDLADGTVESANAVFVTEPETFTLDVRDFGAAGDGERDDTISLQAAIMACPRGGRVLVPAGEYRVKNLFLTSGLTLELAEGATIAARHDRENLAYLPGTVQGEPGAGYAGGDKLPLGRWEGESFPMFCGILTGLGVNDVTVYGRGVIDGGANDDEDNWWYEAKRMRVATRPRMVFLSDCERVDLVGVTVRNSPSWNIHPVLSRNLRFLNLTIESPKVSPNTDGLNPESCDDVLIKGCHFSVGDDCIAVKSGKIAMPKELRPACRNLVIEQCHMHDGHGSIVLGSEAAGGIKGLIARDCLFERTDRGLRIKTRRGRGRDSVYEAIQFDHIVMDEVKVPFVVNSFYYCDPDGTSDYVQNRGPLPVDDGTPNVASLSFRNIEATNCHAAAAYITGLPESKIGRVAFHHVHVTFAPDAQPFLPAMACGVEEMTRQGIIAQNVSCLVLDDVDIEGQEGDAVLPSNIDVVE
- the uxaC gene encoding glucuronate isomerase, translated to MNFLDDDYLLTTDLAQELFHAHAATMPVVDYHCHLHPEEIVEDPCFTDIVAAWLTDGNNYGDHYKWRLMRANGVPEALITGEGDPWEKFLAYATTMDKAIGSPVYLWTHMELRRYFGIEETLTEKSAKAIFDECNAKLATPEFSRRSLLRRMNVDTVCTTDDPVDDLHYHEEFACEGDTFAMLPAMRPDKALNPDKEGFVEWVERLEAVSGTTISSFDDFIAAMSRRIDFFHEHGSRLADHAADLMTYDEATPAELDAILAKARAGRELTALEVSQYRTAFMIQLMRLYSDKGWTMQIHLHAMRNINTREFGIHGADTGYDAINDRSIAEPLYHLLDAAARGGDVPKMLIYSLNPNDYMAIATVMGAFQGDMKQRLSLGNAWWFNDTRTGIRRQLEVQAETSLLGNAVGMTTDSRSFLSFPRHEFFRRILCELIGDWAARGEVPNDVDYLAPLVENVSFNNAKELFLCD
- a CDS encoding LacI family DNA-binding transcriptional regulator, with amino-acid sequence MSEGKVTIRDVAREAGVSPSTVSRAFARPDRVSAATATIIFDAANRLGYHSEPVQTVPLRGIRGVIAVIVPDIANQFLSDVIRAVQHECDAHDYALIVAESRESASMERTAFDRIAPLVDGAILTSSRMPDAMIRKCAQTRPIVSANRIVRGVDSVVIDINDGVEQLADHIQRMGFDRVTYLDGPATSWSVGFRWHTVSQACAARGIAARRLWPGAPTVEGGFAFAGKYLDDPTGMVVAHNDLMAVGFMAAMRRQGRHCPQDYSIAGFDNDLIGQISQPTLTTVRQSPALMGTRAARILFDRLKGERPAQDITTVPTSLIIRESTRRPGGEGA
- a CDS encoding tagaturonate reductase encodes the protein MEPINAGMALERGLTTARAADRPIRVVQFGEGNFLRAFVDWIIQRLNDEGLFDGNVAIVQPLEHGRVKELEAQDRLYTVMLEGLKDGREVRSRELIDSIGATVDMYEDWEGYLALADNPDLKIVVSNTTEAGIALSDEDAPDAKPPKSYPAKLAQLLKRRYDQGLDGLLIIPCELIEDNGPALKRCLTDTARRFGWSEDFVDWLERENTFVSTLVDRIVPGYPRDNAEALWEELGYRDDNMVKAEPFALWVIAGDAEAQATVERLLPAKRLGIDLVTCDQVRPYRERKVFLLNGPHTTMAQVARLAGLGSVGEVMDDDELRSFIEREMREEIIPVLTLPEDELEGFADAVLERFRNPFVKHSLDSIALNSVAKFTARLLPIVHRNVEQGRGVPRRIALALAALIASYARLAPVEVAVADVDDVTTRLAGVTAERDSVVRALADTTLWGEDLTAIDGLADLVADDVETIAAGGIRTLVAPLA
- a CDS encoding glycosyl hydrolase family 28 protein; protein product: MPDGFDMFDACATATTLTLFWDKPERADRGTVYTLFVDGVPAARVARTFATIEGLAPDRRYHVELRACFPEGASAIRLAGGSFRTEAVKRDIDVSRPPYNAVGDGVTMNTRAIQQALDDCDASSRVVIPAGVFLTGALTMHSESELHVKAGGTLQGSVDPSDYEPRVWSRFEGVERECYASLVNVGVLDHTAGCTTHDVRLSGEGTIRGGGARLMRATIDRERVRMGGELDDMADYIAACENEDTVPARVRGRLISICNAERVELAGLVFEDGSSWNIHCVYSRHIVTHGATIRSSGVWNGDGWDPDSSEDCVLFDTTFDTGDDMVAIKSGKNPEGNRINRPTRRVRIFSCSALGGHGIAIGSEISGGVEDVRIWDVDLARSRYGIHIKATAKRGGYVRDVSVRDSTVAAVTIHSVSYNDDGESGPGQPYFERFRFERLHALGRYWGETADDVYPSTAVLVKGFDKPGHEARDIVFKDVTLGGVDGGCGRVELCDCAGVVFDRVDAAANPVADPSRPFKAAVS
- a CDS encoding glycosyl hydrolase 115 family protein, yielding MKLDATTLIDVSDRSDAVRAAAEDLRRDLATVCSDASATRTEASRIVCDCDASLADGMFRVAAGAAELRVSAGDELGFVYGLYHISRELLGVPNLWFWMDWRPGRVGAVEVQDGYAYASKPFAVAERGWFVNDEVLLMGWQLENDPDLPWQMVFEALLRCGGNMVIPGTGNNAAHHACAAAKRGLRIAQHHAEPLGARLFSSAYPELNPSWDEHKDLFIGLWRESIESRRGQHVIWNVGFRGQGDTPFWHSDPSYDTDAKRGALMSEIIGIQRRMVLEADAQARCCVYLYGETLELYRKGVLDLPDDVITIWSDNGFGRMVTRRQNNHNPRIDAMPDPTYQGAQGIYYHASFYDLQAANHITTLPNQPAHIVRELGTVLARGGRDFWIVNSSNVKPHAYYLDLIATLWREGVPARETPTDTDCARNTIDPACQRLVDRHMETFTTTYYGARDAEAVGRAYREYFDAAVPFGARWDEHAAEQYFNHCPRMLITQFMRARGETCEDMLWATGDESFGEQIETVDQIAVRGAERYGALVTRNTLAAGVMDEPAARLFEDSIALHARVYAHCCKGAHLVCKALRRGLDGDWQHAFWYAGLARREYRKARLAMLSREHGVWQGFYANECLTDIAQSAWVISGLMAFLRTMGDGPHFYQWQRDFIYSREEAKITTLLNLENHLTDDELFEAMLVKWEDRIV